A DNA window from Fragaria vesca subsp. vesca linkage group LG3, FraVesHawaii_1.0, whole genome shotgun sequence contains the following coding sequences:
- the LOC101297820 gene encoding F-box protein CPR30-like — MSDYLPQEVITNILLRLPIKSLVICTSVCKSWMSMIKDSSFIGAHLSRTIDFNNHHGTHLLLLHRFSSKNCGIRGRNSSVPGVKEDVYSLHYDNSGFDDCCEIGFQSPIADGDMYNESFRVVGICNGLVCLADDLNHYGYNFLIWNPSIRKLVTLPKPGLRFDTVGGYDAYHGFAFDAMTNDYKVVRLVQYEYGCNNEKNEYQTSVEVYSLAAGTWSNPRLVDPQFMLFGLQSPQAFVNGALHWVARGFRSSLFCNIILAFDVGSELFREIMMPKSLDRDSLRAGNLKLRLSVSGDGKSLAMSMRYKSYTNTSFLDVWVMKEYCLEESWTKLITLHPQGPQRSLPSALCFRKSGEIVMVHDHRYGGEEVKNELVSLDLVSRQFKNLGSRRYQHYTIDPYEESLVLLDRNEAVSC, encoded by the coding sequence ATGTCGGACTATCTCCCTCAGGAAGTCATAACCAATATATTACTTAGACTACCCATTAAATCCTTGGTCATATGCACCTCAGTCTGCAAGTCATGGATGTCCATGATTAAAGACTCGAGCTTTATTGGCGCCCACCTCAGCCGCACTATCGACTTTAACAACCACCATGGGACTCACCTCCTACTGCTCCACAGGTTTTCTAGTAAAAATTGTGGCATCAGGGGCCGCAACAGTTCAGTCCCCGGGGTAAAAGAGGACGTTTACTCTTTGCATTATGATAACAGTGGTTTTGATGATTGTTGTGAGATAGGATTTCAATCTCCAATTGCTGATGGGGACATGTATAACGAGTCTTTCCGCGTGGTTGGTATTTGTAACGGGCTGGTATGCCTTGCAGATGATTTAAACCATTATGGTTACAACTTCTTGATATGGAACCCCTCTATAAGAAAGTTAGTAACCCTTCCCAAGCCTGGCCTTAGATTTGATACTGTTGGTGGGTATGATGCTTATCATGGGTTCGCATTTGATGCTATGACCAATGACTATAAGGTCGTGAGGCTTGTTCAGTATGAATATGGATGTAATAATGAAAAAAATGAGTATCAAACTTCTGTAGAGGTTTATTCACTAGCTGCAGGCACATGGAGTAATCCTAGGCTTGTAGATCCCCAATTTATGTTATTTGGACTACAGTCACCCCAGGCTTTTGTTAATGGAGCTCTTCATTGGGTTGCACGTGGTTTTAGAAGTAGCTTATTTTGCAATATTATTTTGGCATTTGATGTGGGCAGTGAGTTATTCCGGGAGATAATGATGCCAAAGAGTTTGGATCGGGATTCATTAAGGGCCGGAAACTTGAAATTGCGATTGTCTGTTTCAGGAGATGGAAAATCCCTTGCTATGTCCATGAGGTACAAAAGTTATACTAATACCTCTTTTCTGGATGTATGGGTAATGAAAGAGTATTGTTTGGAGGAGTCGTGGACCAAATTGATAACTCTCCATCCACAAGGTCCACAAAGAAGTTTACCTAGTGCTTTATGTTTTAGGAAGAGTGGTGAAATAGTGATGGTACATGATCATCGTTATGGAGGTGAAGAAGTTAAAAATGAATTAGTTTCACTAGACCTTGTGAGCAGACAATTCAAGAATCTTGGGAGTCGTCGATATCAACATTACACCATTGATCCTTATGAAGAAAGCCTCGTCTTACTTGACAGGAATGAAGCAGTTTCTTGTTGA